The Methanothermobacter thermautotrophicus genome contains the following window.
GGTCCTTTCATTGCAATGGACCCGAATCCACAGAACCCCATCTTAACGGTGTTCCTGATATCGACCATAGTGGCCTTCGTAATAACCCTGGCCAACAAGCTCCTTGTGGACCAGGAGAGACTGGAGGAGCTCAAGGTTGAAATGCAGGAATTCCAGCAGGAGATGATGGAGGCAAGGAAGAAGAATGACATGGCTGCGCTGGAGGAGATCCAGAAGAAACAGATGGAGTTCATGGATAAGCAGCGTGAAATGATGACCATGTCATTCAAGCCGATGATAGTCACATTCATACCTATAATCCTTGTCTTCTACTGGATGGGACAGGAGCCACACATAGTCAAGACCCTGGTCATACTACCCCAGGTCGCATACTATGTCCTCCTCGTCCCCCTGTGGCACATGTTCTATGGCATGCCACCAAACGCCCCATCCTATGCCATAGGATGGCTTGGATGGTACATATTATGCTCCTTTGCCATGTCCCAGATATTCAGGAAGTTCATGGGACTTAAAGGTGGAATGTAAGGTTATGGAGAGATAGAAATGCCAGAGTTAAGATACAGATCCAGATCATATAAGAGAATCTTCAAGAGAACACCCGGAGGAAGAACAGTTATCCATTACCGCAGAAAGAAGCCATCAAAGCATGTATGTGCTGGCTGCGGAAAGCCACTCCACGGTGTTCCAAGAGGAAGACCCTACGAAATAAGAAAACTCTCAAAATCCAAGAAGAGGCCCAACCGACCATACGGTGGTTACTACTGCTCAAGCTGCGCACGCAAAGTCTTTAAGAAAGAGGCAAGGTCATAATGATCATAACCATCGGTGGTCTGGCCGGGACCGGCACAACAACAGTTGCCAGGATCCTCTCCGAGAGGACGGGTATTCCATGTGTATCTGCTGGAGACGTCTTCAGGCAGATGGCTGCTGAGAGGAAACTTGACATCCTCGAGTTCAGCAGGATTGCAGAGGAAAACCCTGAAATTGACATTGAAATTGACAGGAGACAGGCCAGACTTGCAGATGAACACGATGACCTCATACTTGAGGGCAGACTATCTGCACACTTCGCAAGGGCCGACCTCAAGGTGCTACTCATAGCACCCTTTGATGTGAGGGCCCAGCGCATAGGTGTCCGGGAATCCAAGGACATTGAAACAGTTAAGGAGGAAATCCGGATACGTGAGAGGAGCGAGGCCCAGAGGTACAGGGAGATTCATGGAATAGACGTGGATGACCTCGAGGTATATGACATTGTGATAAACACCAGCCGTTTTGACGCCGAGGGCGTGGCTGACATCATACTAAAAGTTACTGAGGTGATTTAATGGCAGCAATAGAAGTTGGAAGAGTATGTGTAAAAACCGCAGGAAGAGAAGCCGGTGAGAAATGCGTGATACTCGATATCATCGACAAAAACTTCGTGGAAGTTGTGGGTGTTAACGTTAAAAACAGAAGGTGCAACGTTAACCACCTGGAACCCACAGAGAATAAGATAGAAATCAAGTCGGATGATCTTGAGGAGATAAAGAAGGAACTCGAATCCCTTGAATAAATCCACCTCTTTTTTTTGCAGGTATCCCTCATGGCAAACTTCATTGAACTAAAGGAGACCACCACAAACCCTGAATACGGGTGCCCACCGGATGAGCGGGACATGGAGACCCACATATCCATGGGTGTTGTGAACCTTGATAAACCATCGGGTCCCACATCCCATCAGGTTGATTCATGGGTCAGGGACATGCTCCACGTGGAGAAGGTGGGACACGGCGGCACACTCGACCCGAAGGTCACGGGTGTGCTCCCCCTGGGAATAGACAGGGCCACAAGGGTCATGCAGCTCCTCCTGGAGGCTCCTAAGGAGTACGTTTGCCTCATGAGGGTCCACAGGGAGGTGGATGAGGAAAGGATAAGGGAGGTCATCGGGGAATTTCAGGGAAAGATATTCCAGATACCCCCACTGAAATCAGCGGTTAAAAGGGATCTCCGTGTCAGAACCATCTACCGTGTGGATATACTGGAGGTGGATGGTCAGGATGTCCTTTTCAGGATAGCCTGTGAGGCAGGGACCTATGTGAGGAAGTACTGCCACGATGTTGGCGAGGCCCTTGGTGTGGGCGCCCACATGGCTGAACTCAGACGCACAGTCGTGGGACCCTTCACAGAGGGGGGCCTTGTGACACTCCATGACCTCAAGGACGCCTACCAGTTCTGGGTTGAGGATGGAGATGAAACATTCCTGAGGGAGTGCATCCTGCCCATGGAGTTTGCCGTGGGTCACCTACCCCGCGTGGTTATCATGGACTCGGCGGTTGACGCCATATGCCATGGCGCTGATCTTGCACGTGGCGGCATAGCCGGCCTTGATGACAGCATAGCAAGGGGGGACACAGTCGCCATCATGACCCTCAAGGGTGAACTGGTGGGTGTTGGCGAGGCATCCATGTCTGCACTGGATATTGCAGCTGCAGATGGAGGTCTTGTTATTGAAACCCGCAAGGTCTTCATGGAACCGGGGACCTACCCGAGGATGTGGCGCTAGAAACTGACGGCAGCAATACTTAAATAGATGTCATAATATACAGTTATATGATACATCGTGTGCCGGGATAGCCTAGCCAGGTAAGGCGCAAGACTGGAAATCTTGTGGAGCTTTGCTCCTCCTGGGTTCAAATCCCAGTCCCGGCGTCGGTTAATGCAACCCTGTTGCACCTACGACTCTTATGAAGAATTCGCAAACCCCCGTCCCGCGAATTCACTCTTACTGGAGGTTAATGAATGGAAGAAGAATTCAAACATATGGTTCGTATTGCCAGAAAGGACATTGATGGTAATAAGACCATGGAAAATGCCCTTACAAGTATAAAGGGCGTTGGCAAGGCTCTTTCAAGGGCAATAATCATGTCAGCAGGATACGATCTCAATCAGAGAATAGGCTACCTCTCCGATGAAGAAATAGAGAGGCTTGAAGAGGCAATAAAGAACCCCGCAAAGTACAACATCCCATCATGGATGATTAACAGGCGTAACGATTACGAGACAGGCGAGGACAAGCACCTCATAGAATCTGACCTTGACATGTGCCTCAGAGAGGATCTCAACAGGATGAGGAAAACAAGGAGCTACAAGGGAAGAAGACACGAACTTGGACTACCTGTCAGGGGACAGAGGACAAAGTCAACATTCAGGAAAGGCTCCTCAGTTGGTGTGAGAAGGAAGAAGAGATAGTTAAGGAGATGTTAAAATGGGACACCCACGTAAGGCAAGGAAAAAGTATGATACTCCACCTCACCCATGGAACGCTGAAAGGATAAAGGAAGAAAACAGGCTCGTGGCAAAGTACGGCCTCAAGAACAAGAAGGAAGTCTGGAAAGCAGAGACAATGGTGAGGAGATACAGGAGGGACGCAAGGTACCTCCTCGGTATGGCCAGTGAACACACCAAAAAGGAGAGGGAACAGCTCCTGGGTCACCTGGTCAGAACAGGAATACTCAACGAGGGCGCCAAACTTGAGGACGTCCTTGACCTGACAGTGGAGGACGTTCTCAGGAGGAGACTCCAGACACTGGTCCACAAGAGGGGACTTGCAAGGACCGTGAAGGAGGCCAGACAGATGGTCATCCACGGCCACATAGCCCTTGACGGAAGGAAAATCGACGCCCCTGGATACATAGTTAAAAGGGGAGAAGAGGATAAGATAGGGTTCTACCCATCATCCCCAATGAAAAAACAGATCGAAGCAGCCCAGGACGCTGAATAATTTCAGGGAGAGATAACATGGCTGAGAAGGAAAAATGGGGAATTGCAAACATTTACTCATCATTCAACAACACGATAATCACCATAACAGACATAACCGGTGCAGAGACCATAACACAGTGGTCCGGTGGTAAGGTCGTGAGGGCGGACCGTCAGGAGTCCTCACCCTTCGCTGCAATGGAGGCTGCAACGAGGGCAGCTGACGATGCAAAGGAGAAGGGCATCACTGGACTCCACATAAAGGTCAGGGCTCCTGGTGGAAACGGTCCAAGGACACCTGGACCTGGTGCACAGGCAGCCATAAGGGCGCTGGCAAGGGCTGGAATGAGGATAGGTAAAATTGAGGATGTAACTCCCATACCTCACGATGGAACAGGCAGGCCTGGAGGTAAGAGGGGAAGAAGGGTCTAAAATGGATATTGCTCTTAAGGAAAAAACTGATACCGAAATGGTCTTTGTGGTCAGCGGCGTCACAGTTCCATTCATAAATGCCATAAGGAGGATCTGCATGATGGAGGTCCCCAAACTGGCGATTGAATACGTTAACATGTACCGGAACGACGCCAAGATGTTCGATGAGGTACTGGCCCACAGACTGGGACTTGTACCCCTTGCAGCTGACCCTGAATTTGCTGAATCCCTTAAAATGCCTGAGGAGTGCGATTGTGAGGAGTACTGCTCAGAGTGCAGTGTATCCCTCACCCTCAGGAAGGAGGGCCCGGGTGTTGTTTACTCAGGTGACCTTGTCTCAGAGACACCCGCAGTTAAACCGGTTTACCCTGACATCCCCCTTGTGAAGCTTGAAGATGATGACGAGCTTGAACTGGAGGCTGTCGCACAGCTGGGTGTGGGAATGGAACATGCGAAATGGGAGCCCACAACAGCATGCGCATACAAGTACTACCCGAAGATAGAGTTCACTGAAGACTGTGACGAGTGCCTTGAATGCATCGAGGCATGTCCGAGGGATGTTCTTGGAGAGGAGTCAGGTAAGCCAATGGTTATTGACGTTGAGAACTGCTCGATGTGTAAGAGCTGTGTCAGGGCATGTGATAAGAGGGCCATAGATGTGGGATACGAGGAAGGCAAGTTCATATTCAGGATAGAGACCGACGGATCAGTTGACCCAAGGGATGTCCTCCTCAAGGCATGTGACATCCTCAGGGACAAGGCAGAGCGGGTAATAACATTTTGTGAAGGAGGCTAACCATGGTAAGGAAGATTACCAAGACGAATCCCAATCTTATAAAACTCATACGTAATCTCAGGAAAAAATCATCCCAGGAGGGCGCAGCAATCTGGAAGGATGTTGCAAGGAGACTCGAGAGGCCCACAAGGAACAGGGCCGCAGTCAATATTTCAAAGATAAACAGGCACTCAGATGAGGATGAAACGGTTCTAGTGCCTGGAAAGGTCCTTGGAAGCGGGAACCTTGACCACAGGGTCCAGGTTGTTGCCCTGTCATTCTCACAGACAGCAAGGGATAAGATCGAGAGGGCCGGCGGAGAGTGCCTGACACTCGGAAAAATTGTTGAAGAGACCCCGGCCATTAAGAACATAAAGATAATAGAATAGGTGTTGCTCATGATCATCAATGGAGAAGGACATATCCTTGGAAGACTGGCAAGTGTCGTCAGCAAGAAGCTCCTTGAGGGGGAGGAAGTGATTGTCTTAAATGCCGAGAAAATCGTAATCACAGGTTCAAAGGAATGGGCATACAGCAAGTACAAGCAGAGGATCGACAGGGCCAGCATATCCAACCCCCGGAGGATGGGTCCCAAGTACCCCAGAAGGCCCGATGACATATTCAGAAGGACAGTCAGGGGCATGTTACCCTACAAGAAATCGAAGGGAAGAGAAGCCTTCAAGGGCCTGAAGGCCTATGTGGGTATTCCCCGCGAATTCAAGGACGAGGAAATGATTGAAATACCCGATGCAAAGGCAGGAAACATAAAGAAGGGCATGGAACTTGGAGAGATCTCAGAACTTCTGGGTGCTAAATTCTAGATAGGGAGTGTAATCATGAAGAAGGTTATTCACACAAGCGGCAAAAGGAAAACCGCCATTGCAAGGGGGACCATCAGGGAAGGTAAGGGTAGAGTGAGGATCAACAGGGTCCCTGTTGAACTCTACACACCTGAACTTGCAAGGCTCAAGATCATGGAACCACTGAAGCTTGCCGGCGACATTGTAAATGATGTTGACATAAACGTCAGGGTCGTTGGTGGAGGCATCGTTGGACAGGCAGAGGCTGCAAGGATGGTCATCGCCAGGGGACTCGTGGACTGGACCAGCGACATGGACCTCAAGGAGAAGTTTGTACAGTACGACAGAACAATGCTGGTGGGAGACCCCAGACGTTCAGAGCCCAAGAAGTACGGTGGCCGCGGCGCCCGTGCAAGGAGACAGAAGAGTTACAGGTAGATCAATCGATAACTTTATATATTTTTATTTTATAAACTAAAGAGTAGAATGATTCAGTATGATTCCAGTAAGATGTTTAAGCTGCGGAAAACCGGTATCAGCCTATTTCAATGAGTATCAGAAGAGAGTGGCTGATGGAGAGGACCCCAAGGACGTGCTTGATGACCTGGGCCTCAAGAGGTACTGCTGCAGACGGATGTTAATTTCACATGTTGAGACATGGTAGGGGACCGTAGGGTAGCTTGGTCCATCCTCCCAGCCATTGAAGAAGTTTCCGGACTTTTCAACTGGAACGGGGATGGTCAGCACCGGAACGCTGGAGACCCGAGTTCAAATCTCGGCGGTCCCATCAAACCAAAAAAATCCAAGAACCTCTATTTTAAGTTTTTCTTGGAGGCATATGCATATGGCGTCAAAAAAACTCACACGTTTTGAAAGGGCTAGGCTGATAGGTGCCAGAGCACTCCAGATATCGATGGGCGCAAGGCCACTCGTTGAGATCAGGGAGTCACTGGACCCTGTTGACATAGCCAGAAAGGAACTTGAAAAGAAGGTTATGCCACTGGATGTTAGAAGAGACAAATAAACTCTAATAAACCACTATTTTTCAGTCTGGAGTTTATTGTGAGGTGTTTTAATGGAAAGTATTATTGAAGATGTTAGAGTGAGAAAAATTCTTGACAGCAGGGGAAACCCCACGGTTGAGGTTGATGTTATAACCTGGAACGGCTTTGGAAGGGCTGCAGCCCCCAGCGGTGCAAGTACAGGTTCCAGGGAAGTCGCGGCCTTCCCATCAGGGGGGGTTGATGAGATAATAACAGAGGTTGAGGATATAATCTCATCAGAACTCATAGGAATGGATGCAGTGGACCTCCAGGACATAGACCTTGTCCTGAAGGAGATTGATGGGACCGAAAACCTCTCATCCCTGGGAGGTAACACTGTGGTGGCTGTTTCAATGGCAACTGCAAAGGCAGCCGCATCATCCTACAACATGCCCCTCTACAGGTTCCTCGGAGGGAACCTTGCAACATCCATACCCTACCCCCTGGGTAACATGATAAACGGTGGGGCCCACGCAGGAAAAAACGCCCCCGACATACAGGAGTTCCTTGTTGTACCTGTGGGTGCTGAGGACATAACAGAGGCTGTTTTCACAAATGCAGCAGTACATAAAAGGATAAGGGAGCTCATACAGAAGAAGGACCCATCCTTTGCAGGCGGTAAGGGCGATGAGGGCGGATGGGTGCCCAGCCTGTCAAACATTGACGCACTGGAGATACAGACCACGGCCTGTGAGGAGGTCACAGATGAACTCGGTGTTGAGGTGAGACCCTCACTGGACTTTGCAGCCAGCGAATTCTGGGACCCTGAAATCGAGAAGTACGTCTACATGCAGGAGAACATCCAGAGGGACACCGGTGAACAGATAGAGTTTGTCAGGGAGATAATTGAAACATATAACATGTACTTCATTGAGGACCCCATCCATGAGGGAGACCTCGAGGGCTTCGCCGAGCTAACATCCCTGGTCGGTGATCGCTGCATAATATGTGGTGACGATGTCTTCGTGACCAACAGGGAGATACTCAGGGAGGGCATAGAGATGGGCGCAGCCAATGCCATAATCATCAAGCCCAACCAGATAGGCACCCTCACAGACACCTACCTCACAGTCAAACTGGCCCTCGAGAACAGGTACACCCCTGTGGTTTCACACAGGTCCGGTGAGACAACTGATGATACAATAGCCCACCTTGCAGTGGCCTTCGGAGCACCCCTCATAAAGACCGGTGCAATAGGCGGTGAGAGGATAGCCAAACTCAACGAACTCATACGCATACAGGAAGAGATTCCATATTCAAGGATGGCTGACCTGCCATTTCAAGATTAAACTTATTTGAGGTGATAGATTGTCAGAACTACTAATACCACTGGACAAATACCTTGCAGCAGGACTGCACATTGGAACACAGCAGAAAACAGCTGATATGGAGAAGTACATTTACCGCGTGAGATCAGACGGACTCTACGTCCTCGACATAAGGAAGACCAATGACAGGGTAATCGCAGCTTCCAAGTTCCTTTCAAAGTATGAACCTGATGACATCCTCGCCGTTTCAACAAGGCAGTATGGACAGGAACCTGTGAGGAAATTCGGTGAAGTTACAGGTGCAAGGACCATACCTGGAAGGTTCATACCAGGCACACTCACAAACCCCAACTATGCAAAGTTCATTGAACCTGAGGTCCTGGTCGCCACAGATCCAAGATCCGATTCACAGGCAATAATCGAGGCCAAACAGATAGGCATACCTGTGGTGGCCCTCTGTGACACTGAAAACCTCCTCGGGAATGTAGACATAGCAATACCCGTCAACAACAAGGGACGTAAGGCCATAGCACTGGTTTACTGGTTACTGGCAAGGCAGTTCCTCCGTGAGAAGGGAATACTCAAGGAGGATGAGGACCTGGACATACCTCCAACGGAGTTTGAACTGAAGATCTAGAAGTGATCACATGATAAGGAGACCTGCAGTGGCGGGAGCTTTCTATGAACGGGACCCAGGGGCCCTCAGAAGGCGCATCGAGTGGTGCTTTAAACATGAACTTGGCCCCGGCACCCTCCCGGTGATGGGGTCCGCAAGGATGATAAAGGGGGTGATCGCCCCCCACGCAGGTTACATGTATTCGGGACCCGTGGCAGCCCACGCCTACCATGAGCTGGTATCCGATGGGATATCCGAGACCCTCGTGATACTCTGCCCTAACCACACAGGGATGGGGTCAGGTGTATCGCTTATGCACAGGGGTGCATGGGAGACGCCCCTAGGTACAGTGGAGATCGACTCAGAGCTTGCAGGGGCAATTGTAGGGGAATCAGGGATCATCGACCCGGATGAGACAGCACACCTCGCCGAGCACAGCTGTGAGGTTCATGTACCCTTCGTCCAGTACTTCACAGGTGATTTCAGAATA
Protein-coding sequences here:
- a CDS encoding EMC3/TMCO1 family protein, yielding MVLEIIYGALNAVFGPFIAMDPNPQNPILTVFLISTIVAFVITLANKLLVDQERLEELKVEMQEFQQEMMEARKKNDMAALEEIQKKQMEFMDKQREMMTMSFKPMIVTFIPIILVFYWMGQEPHIVKTLVILPQVAYYVLLVPLWHMFYGMPPNAPSYAIGWLGWYILCSFAMSQIFRKFMGLKGGM
- a CDS encoding 50S ribosomal protein L34e, whose amino-acid sequence is MPELRYRSRSYKRIFKRTPGGRTVIHYRRKKPSKHVCAGCGKPLHGVPRGRPYEIRKLSKSKKRPNRPYGGYYCSSCARKVFKKEARS
- the cmk gene encoding (d)CMP kinase, whose product is MIITIGGLAGTGTTTVARILSERTGIPCVSAGDVFRQMAAERKLDILEFSRIAEENPEIDIEIDRRQARLADEHDDLILEGRLSAHFARADLKVLLIAPFDVRAQRIGVRESKDIETVKEEIRIRERSEAQRYREIHGIDVDDLEVYDIVINTSRFDAEGVADIILKVTEVI
- a CDS encoding 50S ribosomal protein L14e, with the translated sequence MAAIEVGRVCVKTAGREAGEKCVILDIIDKNFVEVVGVNVKNRRCNVNHLEPTENKIEIKSDDLEEIKKELESLE
- a CDS encoding RNA-guided pseudouridylation complex pseudouridine synthase subunit Cbf5, whose product is MANFIELKETTTNPEYGCPPDERDMETHISMGVVNLDKPSGPTSHQVDSWVRDMLHVEKVGHGGTLDPKVTGVLPLGIDRATRVMQLLLEAPKEYVCLMRVHREVDEERIREVIGEFQGKIFQIPPLKSAVKRDLRVRTIYRVDILEVDGQDVLFRIACEAGTYVRKYCHDVGEALGVGAHMAELRRTVVGPFTEGGLVTLHDLKDAYQFWVEDGDETFLRECILPMEFAVGHLPRVVIMDSAVDAICHGADLARGGIAGLDDSIARGDTVAIMTLKGELVGVGEASMSALDIAAADGGLVIETRKVFMEPGTYPRMWR
- a CDS encoding 30S ribosomal protein S13, which produces MEEEFKHMVRIARKDIDGNKTMENALTSIKGVGKALSRAIIMSAGYDLNQRIGYLSDEEIERLEEAIKNPAKYNIPSWMINRRNDYETGEDKHLIESDLDMCLREDLNRMRKTRSYKGRRHELGLPVRGQRTKSTFRKGSSVGVRRKKR
- the rpsD gene encoding 30S ribosomal protein S4, whose product is MGHPRKARKKYDTPPHPWNAERIKEENRLVAKYGLKNKKEVWKAETMVRRYRRDARYLLGMASEHTKKEREQLLGHLVRTGILNEGAKLEDVLDLTVEDVLRRRLQTLVHKRGLARTVKEARQMVIHGHIALDGRKIDAPGYIVKRGEEDKIGFYPSSPMKKQIEAAQDAE
- a CDS encoding 30S ribosomal protein S11; amino-acid sequence: MAEKEKWGIANIYSSFNNTIITITDITGAETITQWSGGKVVRADRQESSPFAAMEAATRAADDAKEKGITGLHIKVRAPGGNGPRTPGPGAQAAIRALARAGMRIGKIEDVTPIPHDGTGRPGGKRGRRV
- a CDS encoding DNA-directed RNA polymerase subunit D, yielding MDIALKEKTDTEMVFVVSGVTVPFINAIRRICMMEVPKLAIEYVNMYRNDAKMFDEVLAHRLGLVPLAADPEFAESLKMPEECDCEEYCSECSVSLTLRKEGPGVVYSGDLVSETPAVKPVYPDIPLVKLEDDDELELEAVAQLGVGMEHAKWEPTTACAYKYYPKIEFTEDCDECLECIEACPRDVLGEESGKPMVIDVENCSMCKSCVRACDKRAIDVGYEEGKFIFRIETDGSVDPRDVLLKACDILRDKAERVITFCEGG
- a CDS encoding 50S ribosomal protein L18e, whose protein sequence is MVRKITKTNPNLIKLIRNLRKKSSQEGAAIWKDVARRLERPTRNRAAVNISKINRHSDEDETVLVPGKVLGSGNLDHRVQVVALSFSQTARDKIERAGGECLTLGKIVEETPAIKNIKIIE
- a CDS encoding 50S ribosomal protein L13, coding for MIINGEGHILGRLASVVSKKLLEGEEVIVLNAEKIVITGSKEWAYSKYKQRIDRASISNPRRMGPKYPRRPDDIFRRTVRGMLPYKKSKGREAFKGLKAYVGIPREFKDEEMIEIPDAKAGNIKKGMELGEISELLGAKF
- a CDS encoding 30S ribosomal protein S9, translated to MKKVIHTSGKRKTAIARGTIREGKGRVRINRVPVELYTPELARLKIMEPLKLAGDIVNDVDINVRVVGGGIVGQAEAARMVIARGLVDWTSDMDLKEKFVQYDRTMLVGDPRRSEPKKYGGRGARARRQKSYR
- a CDS encoding DNA-directed RNA polymerase subunit N, giving the protein MIPVRCLSCGKPVSAYFNEYQKRVADGEDPKDVLDDLGLKRYCCRRMLISHVETW
- a CDS encoding DNA-directed RNA polymerase subunit K, with translation MASKKLTRFERARLIGARALQISMGARPLVEIRESLDPVDIARKELEKKVMPLDVRRDK
- the eno gene encoding phosphopyruvate hydratase, producing the protein MESIIEDVRVRKILDSRGNPTVEVDVITWNGFGRAAAPSGASTGSREVAAFPSGGVDEIITEVEDIISSELIGMDAVDLQDIDLVLKEIDGTENLSSLGGNTVVAVSMATAKAAASSYNMPLYRFLGGNLATSIPYPLGNMINGGAHAGKNAPDIQEFLVVPVGAEDITEAVFTNAAVHKRIRELIQKKDPSFAGGKGDEGGWVPSLSNIDALEIQTTACEEVTDELGVEVRPSLDFAASEFWDPEIEKYVYMQENIQRDTGEQIEFVREIIETYNMYFIEDPIHEGDLEGFAELTSLVGDRCIICGDDVFVTNREILREGIEMGAANAIIIKPNQIGTLTDTYLTVKLALENRYTPVVSHRSGETTDDTIAHLAVAFGAPLIKTGAIGGERIAKLNELIRIQEEIPYSRMADLPFQD
- the rpsB gene encoding 30S ribosomal protein S2 is translated as MSELLIPLDKYLAAGLHIGTQQKTADMEKYIYRVRSDGLYVLDIRKTNDRVIAASKFLSKYEPDDILAVSTRQYGQEPVRKFGEVTGARTIPGRFIPGTLTNPNYAKFIEPEVLVATDPRSDSQAIIEAKQIGIPVVALCDTENLLGNVDIAIPVNNKGRKAIALVYWLLARQFLREKGILKEDEDLDIPPTEFELKI
- the amrB gene encoding AmmeMemoRadiSam system protein B, which encodes MIRRPAVAGAFYERDPGALRRRIEWCFKHELGPGTLPVMGSARMIKGVIAPHAGYMYSGPVAAHAYHELVSDGISETLVILCPNHTGMGSGVSLMHRGAWETPLGTVEIDSELAGAIVGESGIIDPDETAHLAEHSCEVHVPFVQYFTGDFRIVPVTMWMQDHETAADVGHAVASAIRETGRDAAIIASTDFTHYSPQDLAEATDRRIIERITAMDDTGMYGVITELNATMCGYGPVAATIIASRILGATECNLLSYATSGDVTGDRSSVVGYASLVLR